A stretch of Clostridium sp. BJN0001 DNA encodes these proteins:
- the rnr gene encoding ribonuclease R, whose amino-acid sequence MGLKQTLLQFMSESGYNPMDMDELCAVFDIKQGEYNAFKKALRVMEHEGLITKTKKDRYMISDSQVESSENLVQGKLQVHAKGFGFLIPDEEGAKDVFIPSTAMSDAMNGDTVQVKITREDEENKKREGVVINVLERNITKVVGLYQDNKNFGFVVPDDKHISKDVYIAKKNVNGAKDGDIVTVNITKWPERDRKPEGEIVEILGKKGDRGIDILTIIKKNDLPLEFPKKVLDYAEGVESEISKDEYKNRRDLRNLKMVTIDGEDAKDLDDAVSIERLDNGNFKLGVHIADVSHYVRENNPLDKEALKRATSVYLIDRVIPMLPKRLSNGICSLNPQVDRLALSCIMEIDREGKVVDHDITESVIKTNERMTYTAVNKILKDNDKELIEKYDYLYDDFKAMEELCRILKAKREKRGSIDFEIEESKITLDDNGKPIDIRPYEREIGNRMIEEFMLVANETVAEHMYWTELPFVYRIHEDPDEEKLQKFKEFIYNLGYTVHWKEDIHPKTFQEVLEKVKGKSEETVVNTLLLRSMMQAKYSPTCSGHFGLAAKYYCHFTSPIRRYPDLQIHRIIKEYLHGSLEEKRINKLKNIVGYAAKQSSERERLAQDAEREVDDLKKTEFMKDRIGQEFDGIISSITSFGIFVELPNTVEGLIHVTDLDDDYYIFDEAHLCLTGERYKKVYRLGQKIKIVCVNVDIPNREIFFNIAGKEEEKEEKTEEN is encoded by the coding sequence ATGGGATTAAAACAGACATTATTACAGTTCATGAGTGAATCAGGTTATAATCCAATGGATATGGATGAGCTTTGTGCTGTATTTGATATAAAACAAGGTGAATATAATGCATTTAAAAAAGCATTGAGAGTTATGGAACATGAAGGTCTTATAACAAAGACAAAGAAAGACAGATATATGATTTCTGATTCTCAAGTAGAAAGTTCTGAGAATTTAGTGCAAGGAAAACTGCAAGTTCACGCAAAAGGATTTGGATTTTTAATTCCTGATGAAGAAGGAGCTAAGGATGTATTTATTCCAAGTACAGCTATGAGTGATGCTATGAATGGTGATACTGTACAAGTAAAGATAACACGTGAAGATGAAGAAAATAAAAAAAGAGAAGGCGTAGTTATAAATGTACTTGAAAGAAATATTACTAAGGTTGTAGGTCTTTATCAGGACAATAAGAATTTTGGATTTGTCGTTCCTGATGATAAACATATATCAAAAGATGTTTATATAGCTAAAAAGAATGTAAATGGCGCAAAAGATGGAGATATAGTAACAGTAAATATTACTAAGTGGCCTGAGAGAGATAGAAAGCCTGAAGGAGAAATCGTAGAGATATTAGGTAAAAAGGGAGATAGAGGAATAGACATACTTACAATAATAAAAAAGAATGATCTTCCTCTTGAATTTCCTAAAAAAGTTTTAGATTATGCAGAAGGTGTTGAATCTGAAATAAGCAAGGACGAATATAAAAATAGAAGAGATTTAAGAAACTTAAAGATGGTCACAATAGATGGAGAAGATGCTAAAGATTTAGATGATGCTGTATCTATTGAAAGACTTGATAATGGAAATTTCAAATTAGGAGTTCATATTGCTGATGTTTCACATTATGTAAGAGAAAATAATCCTTTAGATAAAGAAGCATTAAAAAGAGCAACATCAGTTTATCTTATAGACAGAGTTATTCCAATGCTTCCAAAGAGATTATCAAATGGAATATGTTCATTAAATCCTCAGGTTGATAGACTAGCACTTTCTTGTATCATGGAAATAGATAGAGAAGGAAAAGTTGTTGATCATGATATTACTGAATCAGTAATAAAGACAAATGAGAGAATGACATATACTGCTGTAAATAAAATTTTAAAAGATAATGATAAAGAGCTTATAGAAAAGTATGATTATCTTTATGATGATTTTAAAGCTATGGAAGAGCTTTGCAGAATATTAAAAGCAAAGAGAGAAAAAAGAGGATCAATAGATTTTGAAATTGAAGAATCAAAGATAACTTTAGATGATAATGGAAAGCCTATAGATATAAGACCTTATGAAAGAGAAATAGGAAATAGAATGATAGAGGAATTTATGCTTGTAGCTAATGAAACAGTAGCTGAGCATATGTACTGGACTGAACTACCATTTGTTTATAGAATTCATGAAGATCCAGATGAAGAGAAACTTCAAAAATTCAAAGAATTTATATATAATCTTGGATATACAGTTCATTGGAAAGAAGATATTCATCCAAAGACATTCCAAGAAGTTTTAGAAAAGGTAAAGGGAAAGAGTGAAGAGACTGTTGTAAATACACTTCTTCTTCGTTCAATGATGCAGGCTAAATATTCACCAACATGTTCAGGGCATTTTGGTCTTGCAGCTAAATATTACTGCCATTTTACATCTCCAATAAGAAGATATCCTGATCTTCAGATACATAGGATAATAAAAGAATATCTTCATGGTAGTCTTGAAGAAAAAAGGATTAATAAGCTAAAAAATATAGTAGGTTATGCTGCAAAGCAGTCATCAGAAAGAGAAAGATTAGCACAGGATGCTGAAAGAGAAGTTGATGATTTAAAGAAGACAGAATTTATGAAAGACAGAATAGGACAGGAATTTGACGGAATAATTTCATCAATAACATCATTTGGAATATTTGTTGAACTTCCAAATACTGTAGAAGGACTTATTCATGTTACTGATCTTGATGATGATTATTATATATTCGATGAAGCACATCTATGTCTTACAGGAGAAAGATATAAAAAAGTATATAGGCTTGGACAAAAAATTAAAATTGTATGTGTAAATGTAGATATTCCAAATAGAGAAATTTTCTTTAATATAGCAGGTAAAGAAGAGGAAAAAGAAGAAAAAACAGAAGAAAACTAA
- the smpB gene encoding SsrA-binding protein SmpB: protein MARKKFANSLAENRKAHHEYFIEESIEAGIELVGTEVKSVRTGRVNLKDCYADVYNGEIFIKNMHISPYEHGNIFNVDPLRERKLLLHKEEIRKLESCTSQDGYTLVPLSLYLKNGRVKVSLGICKGKKNYDKRDTLIAKAQKRDIDRAMKERNR from the coding sequence ATGGCAAGAAAAAAATTTGCAAATTCATTAGCAGAAAATAGAAAAGCACATCATGAGTATTTTATAGAGGAATCAATAGAAGCTGGAATAGAACTTGTTGGAACAGAAGTAAAATCTGTAAGAACAGGAAGAGTAAATTTAAAAGATTGTTATGCAGATGTTTATAATGGAGAAATCTTTATAAAAAATATGCACATAAGTCCTTATGAGCATGGAAATATATTTAATGTTGATCCTCTAAGGGAGAGAAAACTTTTGCTTCATAAAGAAGAAATAAGAAAACTTGAATCATGTACTTCACAGGATGGATATACGCTTGTTCCATTATCTTTATATCTTAAAAATGGAAGAGTAAAAGTATCACTTGGTATATGTAAGGGTAAGAAAAATTATGATAAGAGAGATACTTTAATTGCAAAAGCTCAGAAAAGAGATATTGATAGAGCTATGAAGGAAAGAAATAGATAA
- a CDS encoding AEC family transporter — translation MYYLNSIIAVMPIFLLIIFGMYLCKIGIFKEEHGALLSKIINYCSLPLMMFAAMVDKFTKEKLISGGIDFLIPFLSIMISILISIVICRVFNVNKKRRGIFKAMFFGSNTVLVGIPITLALFGEEALPYALMYYVGNTTLFWTIGVYFIGKDGDKKQTQSPLKKIFSPPLLGYLTGLLFVILGIKVPEFILVTARYAGNLTTPLSMFFLGISLYYCDKKEISIDKDNLLVYIGRFIVSPLTVILVCMFIPAPRLMKNVFIIQSAMATMVQSAVVAKETGADYKFASISVTLSTVISLVVLPVYYVLLN, via the coding sequence ATGTATTATTTAAATTCTATAATTGCTGTCATGCCTATATTTTTACTTATTATTTTTGGAATGTATTTATGTAAAATAGGAATTTTTAAAGAAGAACATGGAGCACTTTTATCAAAAATAATAAATTACTGCTCACTTCCTCTTATGATGTTTGCAGCAATGGTTGATAAATTTACTAAGGAAAAACTCATAAGTGGAGGGATTGATTTTTTAATACCTTTTCTTTCAATAATGATAAGCATACTTATTTCAATAGTTATATGCAGGGTATTTAATGTAAACAAAAAGCGAAGAGGCATTTTTAAAGCAATGTTCTTTGGTTCTAATACGGTTCTTGTTGGAATACCAATTACTCTTGCGTTATTTGGAGAAGAAGCACTTCCTTATGCACTTATGTATTATGTTGGAAATACAACTTTATTTTGGACGATAGGTGTATATTTTATAGGAAAAGATGGTGACAAAAAACAGACACAAAGCCCGTTAAAGAAAATATTTTCACCACCTCTTTTAGGGTATTTGACAGGTCTTTTGTTTGTTATTTTAGGAATAAAGGTTCCAGAGTTCATACTTGTAACAGCAAGATATGCAGGTAATCTTACAACACCACTTTCAATGTTTTTCTTAGGAATATCTCTTTATTACTGTGATAAAAAAGAAATTTCAATAGATAAAGATAATCTTCTTGTATATATAGGCAGATTTATAGTTTCTCCACTTACAGTAATATTAGTTTGCATGTTTATTCCTGCACCTAGACTTATGAAAAATGTATTTATAATTCAGAGTGCTATGGCGACAATGGTTCAAAGTGCAGTAGTTGCAAAAGAAACAGGTGCAGATTATAAATTCGCATCAATAAGTGTTACATTATCTACGGTAATAAGCCTTGTAGTGCTTCCCGTATATTATGTTCTTTTAAATTAA
- a CDS encoding methionine ABC transporter ATP-binding protein produces MIEIRNIVKKFGTTEVLKDISLSINEGEIYGIIGHSGAGKSTVLRCINGLETYDEGSVKVMGKEVSSLKDKELREFRKDLGMIFQNFNLLKRKTVFQNISLPLEVWGVNKNEINKRVLKLLDLVGLKEKKDSKPSALSGGQKQRVAIARALTLNPKILLCDEATSALDPSTTKDILALLSKINKEMGITIVIVTHQMEVIKEACEKVALIDDGRIKAEGTVEDVFLKPDKSLKKFLGEDENMLPEKGINIKIYFPSNSSENALITKMARDLNIDFSIVWGKLEKFREAVLGGLVINIEEKDKQIVLDYLKDKDILLEVLS; encoded by the coding sequence TTGATAGAAATAAGAAATATAGTAAAAAAATTTGGTACAACTGAAGTTTTAAAGGATATTTCTCTTTCTATAAATGAAGGAGAAATATATGGAATAATAGGTCATTCAGGAGCTGGAAAGTCGACAGTTTTAAGATGTATAAATGGTCTTGAGACTTATGATGAAGGCAGCGTAAAAGTAATGGGTAAGGAAGTATCGTCCTTAAAGGATAAAGAACTTCGAGAATTTAGAAAAGATCTTGGAATGATTTTTCAAAATTTTAATCTTCTTAAAAGGAAAACAGTATTTCAGAATATATCACTTCCTCTTGAAGTATGGGGAGTTAATAAGAATGAAATAAATAAGAGAGTTCTTAAGCTTTTAGATCTTGTTGGTCTTAAAGAAAAAAAGGATAGCAAACCTTCTGCATTAAGCGGTGGTCAAAAGCAGAGAGTTGCAATTGCAAGAGCACTTACTCTAAATCCTAAAATTCTTTTATGTGATGAAGCGACATCAGCACTTGACCCTAGTACAACAAAAGATATACTTGCTCTTTTATCTAAGATAAACAAGGAGATGGGAATTACTATAGTTATAGTAACTCATCAGATGGAAGTTATAAAAGAAGCTTGTGAAAAAGTAGCTTTAATTGATGATGGAAGAATAAAGGCAGAGGGCACCGTTGAAGATGTATTTTTAAAACCAGATAAATCACTTAAGAAATTCCTTGGTGAGGATGAAAATATGCTTCCTGAAAAAGGTATAAACATAAAAATATATTTCCCAAGCAATTCTTCAGAAAATGCACTTATAACAAAAATGGCAAGAGATCTTAATATTGATTTCTCAATAGTATGGGGAAAACTTGAGAAATTTAGAGAAGCAGTTCTTGGAGGTCTTGTAATAAATATTGAAGAAAAAGATAAACAGATTGTTCTTGATTATCTTAAAGATAAAGATATATTATTGGAGGTGTTATCATAA
- a CDS encoding methionine ABC transporter permease → MSSILIKAVNETLIMVFASTLFALILGFIPAIILTVTADDGLRPNKKIYSILDFIVNILRSFPFLILMVVLIPFTRIIVGKSIGTAAAVVPLTIASAPFVSRIIESALREVDKGVIEAAKSFGATDMQIIFKVMLKEAIPSIMSGLTLTIISIVGYSAMAGTVGGGGLGNVAISYGYQRFQVDIMVATCIVLVIIVEALQLLGNYLYNKLSK, encoded by the coding sequence ATGAGTAGTATATTAATTAAAGCAGTTAATGAAACACTTATAATGGTTTTTGCATCAACTTTATTTGCATTAATACTCGGATTTATCCCGGCAATTATTCTTACAGTTACAGCAGATGATGGATTAAGACCAAACAAGAAAATATATTCGATTTTAGATTTTATAGTTAATATATTAAGAAGTTTTCCATTTTTAATTTTAATGGTTGTACTTATTCCATTTACAAGAATTATTGTTGGAAAATCAATTGGTACTGCAGCGGCAGTAGTTCCACTTACTATAGCTTCAGCACCATTTGTATCAAGAATAATAGAATCAGCATTAAGAGAAGTTGATAAAGGAGTTATTGAAGCTGCAAAGTCATTTGGAGCAACAGATATGCAGATTATATTTAAGGTTATGCTTAAAGAAGCTATACCATCTATAATGTCAGGACTTACTCTTACAATAATAAGTATAGTAGGATATTCAGCAATGGCAGGAACTGTAGGCGGAGGTGGACTTGGTAATGTAGCTATAAGTTATGGTTATCAGAGATTCCAGGTAGATATCATGGTAGCAACATGTATCGTTCTTGTAATAATAGTAGAAGCACTTCAGCTTTTAGGAAATTATTTATACAATAAATTATCAAAATAA
- a CDS encoding MetQ/NlpA family ABC transporter substrate-binding protein — protein MTKKKVISIFLAGVLSLGLIGCGGAGSDTASKDDKTIKIGVTPKPHEEIVNVAKPLLEKEGYKVEIVEFNDYVQPNTAVDEGSLDANFFQHKPYLDEQVKSKGLDLVSVGTVHLEPMGLFSRKIKSIDEIQDGDSIAIPNDATNEARALRLLEKNGLIKVKEGELVTQNDIIENPKNIKFVEVEAANVPRTLDDVQAAVINGNYAIPAGFDPSKDAIVIEDKDSESVKPYDNIVVVKKGNENLQKIQDLMKALQSDEVKDFINENYQGSVIPVF, from the coding sequence ATGACAAAAAAGAAAGTAATATCAATATTTTTAGCGGGAGTTTTATCATTAGGTCTTATTGGATGTGGAGGGGCTGGTTCAGACACTGCATCTAAAGATGATAAGACAATAAAAATAGGAGTAACTCCAAAGCCACATGAGGAAATTGTAAATGTTGCAAAACCTCTTTTAGAAAAAGAAGGCTATAAAGTAGAAATAGTTGAGTTTAATGATTATGTTCAGCCTAATACAGCTGTAGATGAAGGATCACTTGATGCAAACTTCTTCCAGCATAAACCATATTTAGATGAACAGGTAAAGTCAAAAGGACTTGATCTTGTATCAGTTGGAACAGTTCATCTTGAACCAATGGGCTTATTTTCAAGAAAAATTAAGAGTATTGATGAAATTCAAGATGGAGATTCAATTGCAATTCCAAATGATGCTACTAATGAAGCAAGAGCATTAAGATTACTTGAAAAGAATGGACTTATAAAGGTAAAAGAAGGAGAACTTGTTACTCAGAACGATATAATAGAGAATCCAAAAAACATAAAATTTGTTGAAGTTGAAGCTGCTAATGTTCCTAGAACATTAGATGATGTTCAGGCTGCTGTAATTAATGGTAACTATGCAATTCCAGCAGGATTTGATCCAAGCAAAGATGCAATAGTAATAGAAGATAAAGATTCAGAAAGCGTAAAGCCTTATGATAATATAGTTGTAGTAAAAAAAGGAAATGAAAATCTTCAAAAGATACAGGATCTTATGAAAGCACTTCAGTCAGATGAAGTAAAAGATTTTATAAATGAAAATTATCAGGGATCTGTAATTCCAGTATTTTAA
- a CDS encoding DUF1232 domain-containing protein: MIINEGCVKATEDDIKSIIEEFIRIEGLNVENINIGNGIELSGFFENKIKINFYLKLLVEGCADNKISLRIIKFKVLNVAVFRIIRSLILDKVSDLLSEYGISSNKDLVIVDFKKCFKNVPYISLNIDEVYIKGNKLCIDASDINVSIKGNIKKEEEEKEENEEDSLEDIDSIKKVEDNYSAGSKFIKEKFPESFDKIKDYLFIIPDIAALIYRLLKDDRVNTKTKLIISGAIAYIFVPGDIIPDDIPFIGTIDDTGVLFFTLNTIMEEVDLHIIIENWNGENDILLVLKKSLEYLSTFQSASNVASIVKAIENLSDL, translated from the coding sequence GTGATTATAAATGAGGGATGCGTAAAGGCTACAGAAGATGACATAAAGAGCATTATAGAAGAATTTATAAGGATTGAAGGCCTTAACGTTGAAAATATAAATATAGGAAATGGAATAGAGTTAAGCGGTTTTTTTGAAAATAAAATAAAAATTAATTTTTATTTAAAACTGCTTGTTGAAGGCTGTGCAGATAATAAGATAAGCTTAAGAATTATTAAATTTAAAGTATTAAATGTAGCAGTATTTAGGATCATAAGAAGTCTTATTTTAGATAAAGTATCAGATCTTTTATCAGAGTATGGAATTTCTTCGAATAAAGATCTAGTTATTGTAGATTTTAAAAAATGCTTTAAAAATGTACCATATATTTCATTAAATATAGATGAAGTATATATAAAAGGAAATAAATTATGCATTGATGCATCAGATATAAATGTTTCTATAAAGGGGAATATTAAAAAAGAAGAAGAAGAAAAAGAAGAAAATGAAGAGGATTCTTTAGAAGATATAGATTCAATAAAGAAAGTAGAAGATAATTATTCAGCTGGATCAAAATTTATCAAAGAAAAGTTCCCTGAAAGTTTTGATAAGATAAAAGATTATCTATTTATAATACCGGATATAGCAGCATTAATATATAGACTTCTTAAGGATGATAGAGTAAATACAAAAACTAAGTTAATAATTTCTGGTGCAATTGCATATATTTTTGTCCCTGGGGATATAATACCAGATGATATACCATTTATAGGCACTATAGATGATACAGGTGTATTATTTTTTACTTTAAACACTATAATGGAAGAAGTAGATTTACATATTATAATTGAAAATTGGAATGGGGAAAATGACATCTTACTTGTATTAAAAAAGTCATTAGAGTATCTTTCTACATTTCAAAGTGCTTCAAATGTAGCGTCTATTGTTAAAGCTATAGAAAATTTAAGTGATTTATAG
- a CDS encoding ribonuclease H family protein, with protein MAKKVYAIIKGYDNKNNKEVNSVIVNTWAECLKLVKGVKGAKYKSFELIDDAKAYLKAGEKSQKKSDGNYPKDAMHIYVDGSYSISNERYSYCFVVVKDDIVRYIESNSEKEDKSLRTRQVKGELEASYKAALYAFNNNEKRVVIFHDYEGVRSHATGEWNRNEKSSEEYYDNMQEVMKKGLDIIFVKVDSHTGDFFNDLADEKCKECIEITSSNAVLSYLKTNKIYVADENIKKQIESITNDTVFDNIIVVSDKDSAEKIIESTEKEKEDTYSQILSLYKEDKVKAQRMIKKMKSKEKEEFIFYLLSEKKYIE; from the coding sequence ATGGCAAAGAAAGTTTATGCAATAATAAAAGGTTATGATAATAAAAATAATAAAGAGGTTAACTCTGTTATAGTAAATACATGGGCTGAATGTTTAAAGCTCGTAAAGGGAGTAAAGGGAGCAAAGTACAAAAGCTTTGAATTGATTGATGATGCGAAAGCTTACCTTAAAGCAGGGGAAAAAAGTCAAAAAAAATCAGACGGAAATTATCCTAAAGATGCAATGCATATTTATGTTGATGGGAGCTATAGCATTAGTAATGAAAGATATTCATACTGCTTTGTAGTTGTAAAAGATGATATCGTAAGATATATAGAAAGTAATTCTGAAAAAGAAGATAAGTCTCTTAGGACAAGACAGGTAAAAGGAGAGCTTGAAGCATCATATAAAGCAGCACTTTATGCTTTTAATAATAATGAAAAAAGAGTAGTTATATTTCATGATTATGAGGGAGTTAGAAGTCATGCGACAGGTGAGTGGAATAGAAATGAAAAATCTTCTGAAGAGTATTATGATAATATGCAGGAAGTTATGAAAAAAGGTCTTGACATAATATTTGTAAAAGTTGATAGCCATACAGGTGACTTTTTCAATGATCTTGCTGATGAAAAGTGTAAAGAGTGTATAGAAATTACGTCATCAAATGCAGTTTTAAGCTATTTAAAGACAAATAAAATTTATGTTGCTGATGAAAACATAAAGAAACAAATAGAATCAATTACAAATGATACTGTATTTGATAACATAATAGTCGTTTCAGATAAAGATAGTGCAGAAAAAATAATAGAATCGACTGAAAAGGAAAAAGAAGATACGTATAGTCAGATTCTATCTTTATATAAAGAAGATAAAGTTAAGGCTCAGAGGATGATAAAAAAGATGAAAAGTAAAGAAAAGGAAGAATTTATATTTTATTTATTATCTGAGAAAAAATATATAGAATAA